GCTCGGCCCGTAAAAGAAGACGATGCTGTCGCGCAACGCAAACAGGACGAGTCCTACCGCGATCGTCAAAGTGACTCCCGCTGCGCTGATGATAGCGAGACGCCTGCCCTTTCGCGTCACGATCTACTCCTTCAAACGAAGCTGTCTAGCGAGCTCATCGAGGCGTGCCGACGCGTGCGCATCGCTTGCCAGCTGAGCACGTGCGCTTGCAACGGCCGCCTCAGCTTTCTGTCGTTCACCCAATGCCACGTAAGATCTAATCAGTTGCAGCCATCCTTGAAGGTCATGGCCGTCCTTCGAGAGCTTCTCGGCGAGCCCCGCTACCATCCCCCGGATTGCGTCGCTCCGTTGCTCTGGAGGAAGTACCGCAATATTAGCGCGGGCTTCGCCGGCGTCGATATCAGGAACCGCGGCGGCGAGGCTAAAATCTCCATTGGTCCGCCTCGATGCGATCGGTGTGTCAGGATGGCTGGGAGCTCCGACCTTGAGATATGACGCGAGCGCGACGAGCGGCAGCACCAAAACGATCGCCAAAGCCGCCGCGGCGCGTCGCTGACCCTCACGACGGGACGCATGCGGCCGGCCCTCGGATGCCGAGTTGAGTGACGCGAGCAGCCGGCGCTCGATCTCGGCGCGAGTCGTCACGGCATCTTCAGATGCTAGCAGTCCGCAGCGCACGTCTTCATCCGCTTCAGTCAGAAGATCGCGATAGAACGTCACATTCGGATCGTGAGCGCGAACGACCTCGCGCCGCTCGGAAAGCGACCGCGCCAGCGCCAGCACGACTGAAGACGTCATCATTGCAAAAATGGCCCACAGCACGTTTCAAGACCTCCGTTTGCCCTCGCCACCGCATATCGCACCACCCGCCGGTATCTGCCGCCGTTGAAGCTCGGGCTAACCGACTGTGCCGTTTTCATTGTCCGGTCGGACTTTGCGAACAATGTAAGCGGACGGAGCCCTACGACGCCGAGACAAGAAACGATCCCTCTTGCATCCATCGCGGAGTGCAATGGAGTCGTCATGGACGCTCCGCCTCGGCAATCGCCGCCATCAAACCAGGCCGACTTGCGTCCGAGATGCCACCAACCAGCTTGTAAGCGATTGTGCCATCGCCCTTAATCACGTAGGTCTCGGGAACGCCATAGACACCGAAATCGATTCCCGTTCGGCCCGAGCGGTCAGTGCCGACCTGTGCGAACGGGTTGCCGTGAGCGACGAGATAGGCCAACGCATTTTTGGGATCGTCCTTGTACACAATGCCGGTGAGTTTCACGCCCCGTCGCTGCAGCGTCGGGTC
The DNA window shown above is from Bradyrhizobium sp. CB1650 and carries:
- the ccmI gene encoding c-type cytochrome biogenesis protein CcmI, translated to MLWAIFAMMTSSVVLALARSLSERREVVRAHDPNVTFYRDLLTEADEDVRCGLLASEDAVTTRAEIERRLLASLNSASEGRPHASRREGQRRAAAALAIVLVLPLVALASYLKVGAPSHPDTPIASRRTNGDFSLAAAVPDIDAGEARANIAVLPPEQRSDAIRGMVAGLAEKLSKDGHDLQGWLQLIRSYVALGERQKAEAAVASARAQLASDAHASARLDELARQLRLKE